The Patescibacteria group bacterium genome includes the window ATCCGCGATTTCAATAAATAACCGGCGGCGCCGCATTCCTTGGCGCGCTCTATGTCCTTGTCCTGCGCGCTGTTGGACAAAACTATAATCGGAATATCCTTGGTTTCTTCACTGGTTTTCAGCTCTTTGATAGCCCGATAACCGTTCATAGCCGGCATCATCATATCCATGATAATCACGTCAAATTTTTTTTCCTTTGCCCGCCTGATTCCCCAGGCCCCGTTTTTGGCCACTTCCACCCCATAACCTTCTCTGGCTAAACGCAATTTATACATCTCAATAATCGCCCCCTCGTCCTCAATCAACAAAATTTCCACGCCTTTATTTTTTATTTCTCTTTTTTCCTCTTCTTTTTTTCCCTCCTCTATCATCGGAGCTAAAATCCGCTTTTTCACGCCTACATTCTGGCCGGCAAATATTTTTTCCACGTTTTTCACCAATTGGCTGGGAGTTAAATTGGCTTTTACCATATACCCGTCCGCTCCGTTGGCAAAGCCCTTTTTTATCTCCCCGTTCTGGCCCAAATTGGAAAGAATGTAAACCTTGCTTTTTCCTTCTCTTTCTTCTTTGCGCAACTTTTTCAAAACTTCATAGCCGTCCATTTTTGGCAAAACCAAATCCAGGAGAATCAAATCGGGTTTGGCTTTCTTGGCGGCCGCAATGCCCTCTTCCCCGTCAGAAGCCGAAAAAACTCGGTAGCCCTCCTGCTCAAATTTCATTTTGTATATCTCGGACAAGGCGTCCTCGTCTTCAATTATAAGAATCTTTTTTATTGACATATGTTTTAATATAACAAATCTTCTATTTAACAAATGCATTGATGTTTTTGGGTTCTAAAATCCTAATTTCTAAACCCTAAACTCTAAACAATTTCAAAATCCTAATGTTCAAATTTTCTAAACTGACTTTCATTATCTTTGCATTTTTCTAAGATTGAGCCGAAAATTTTCATTAATTCCGTGGCTTCATTAACTAAATATTGTCTTGTTTCTTCTAAGTATACATTACTGTCGATATAAACCAACAGCAGCCAGTATCTGCTTTCTTTTACTTCTTTGCGGCAAATTTTTATTCTATGGATAAAATCCTTTTTGCTGATGGCTTCGTTGGCTTCAATATAATTGGCTCCAACAGAACCGGAAGCGTTATTCAATTGCTTAGCATCTTCTGTATTTGATATGGTTTTGGGTATTTGTTTAATAAATTGCCTTACCTCTTTGGCGAATTTCAACGTCCTGTCTTCTAAATCATAATAATTAGCGCTTTTGGCTGTTTTGGACATTTGGATTTTGTTAATTTGGATTTGTTTAGGATTTAGAGTTTAGGATTTAGAGTTTGAAATGACTTCATCAAAATACTACTCAATTCTTTTTCTAAAAACATATAAATAATCTGTGTTAAATCTGTATAAAAATCTGTGCTAATCTGTTTTAATAGGCAATTCAAAACAAAACTTGCTCCCTTTCCCCCGCCCCTTGCTTTCCGCCCAGATTTTACCCTTGTGAGATTCCACCATTTCCCTGGCCACATAAAGCCCCAGCCCCGTGCCTTCGGTGTGGATGGCGGAAGTGCCCTGGCCGCGGGAAAACTTTTTGAACAAATTCGGCAACTCTTCCTCCCCTATGCCCATGCCGCTGTCCGACACGCAAAATTGGGCGTTCTTTCCCGCTTTTTTTACGCTCACGGTTATCCCGCCTTTTTTCGTATATTTGATGGCGTTATCCAGTAAATTCATAATCACTTGCCGGATCTTTTCTTCGTCAATTCTTATCGCCGGCAACGGCTTTTCTTCTTTTTTGTAGCTAAGGCGCAGTTTCTTTTTCTTTATCGGCCCGGCCAATTCCTCAATCACGCTATCCGTTATTTCTTCCAGGGAAGCCTCCTCATAATTAAATTGCAAACGGCCGGATTCTATGCGAGAAATATTCAATAAGTTTTCCACCAGCTGGATCAAACGTTCTCCGGATTCATAGACTTTTTCCAGAGAATTCTTTCCGGCCGGAGTCAATTGCCCGAAACTGCCTTCAAGCATCATGGAAATATAGCCCTTGATAACGGTTAGGGGCGTGCGCAGCTGGTGCGAAGCAATGGAAATGAAGTCGCTTTTGGCTTCATCCAGTTTTTTTAGTTCTTCGTTGGCGATTTTCAAATCCGCGGTCGCTTTGGCCACTTCCTTTTTCAGTTTAACCGTAAAATTCAAAGTTTCTTCATAAAGCAAAGCGTTTTCCATGGCAATGGCGGCCTGGGCCGAAACAACTTTTAAAACCTTTAAATCCTCGTCATTATACATATCCCCGGACTCTTTCGGACCCAAAGCCAAGAGGCCGATGGTTTTATCTTTAACATTCAACGGCGCGAGGATATCAACTTTAAAACCTTCCAGAAAATCAATGATCTTTTTGGTTTTCCGGTTATAGCGGGAATGCTTTATTTCTTCCACCACAATCGCCTCGTTGCGACCCGCAAACAGCCGGCGCAGTTCCTCGTTTTCTAAAAATTTTTTCTGCCCGCCCAGGGCAAAGCCCTTGTTATACTGGACAAGATAATACCCGCTCTTTTCATCATACCCTAAAACCCCAAAGGCCTTAAAATGCAAGGCCTTATTCAAGGATTCAAAAATAAAATCATAAATTCTTCTCGCTTCCAAAGTCGTCCTTAATTTATCGCTGATCTCGGCAATCACTTCCCGGCTGTCATAAAGGGAAGAGAAAAAATACTTGTTGCCCAAACGGTAAAAATAATCCTTGATTGCCGGAAAGGCCAGGATGGCTAAAATCAGAATGATAAAATCGGTCCAAAAACCAACCTCAATAAAATATACGATTAAAATATATTTTGCAGCTGTCGCTAAAATTATTATGGAAGAAAGGGAAGAAAGATAAACATACGACTTGCGAAGAACAAATTTTATATCCATGAGGCGATGCTTAATAATGGAATAAGAGAATAATATGGGATATAAAACAACCAAAACATTTCCTAGCGGCAAAATTTCTATATTATACCAAAGAAAAAAATTGGTTGCGCCACCACCAAATCCTAATATAGAACCTAATAAAACATATCTTATTTGCGCTCTTCTCAGGCCCGCAGAATCTCTATAATATTTCAATAATAAAATTATGGAATAAATTACTAAACTAAAGTATATAAAAATTAAGTATAAAGAATATAACCAGCCAGCTTTAGGCCAAAAAGAAAAATCGGGAGTGGACTCCACCCCCCTTACAAACGAAGGAGAAAAAGAAAAGAGTAAAAAGAAAAACGATATTATATAAAAAATTATTATTATTTTCTTTTTCTGTTTATTTAAACCCAAAAGAGAAATAATCCAATGGAAATAAAATAAAGGTATTAAAGTTGAGCCAATAGATAAAATTCTTGCCCAGAATAAAGCTGTTTCCCCATCTTCATATATTGACAACCATCGCCAATAACCCAAAGCCCAAAATGCCGTCGCCGCAGTTAATAAAAATAACGTCTGGTTGACGATATTTTTTTTATTTTTAATTAAAACAATCAACCCAAAAATAAAGGCTATTATACCAGTTATCAAGCCGTCAATAGACAAAAAATATTGTAGTTGCATAAAATTATTTTCTATACCCCTATTATACCAAATTTATTTAATCTTCTCAATAAAAAACCGACAATACCTAAAAGGCATCGCCGATCATATTTAATCCTGTCTAAAAATATAATACCTTACACTCCCAAACTCGTAAAGACAAACTTGACCAAGGCATAGGAAGTGAAAATCACAATCAACCCAATCGTTGCCCAAACTAAAATTTGTTTTCCCTTCTCCACCTTTTCCGCGTTTCCGGCCGCGGTCATCCACTGAAATCCGCCCCAGATAAACATAAGAAGAGCCAAGGACCCGACAATGCCGAGAATAGCTTTAATAATTTTGCCGATAAAGATTTGCGGGGTGATGTTTTCGCCGAGAGGATTTTTTAAGGTAACAGTATCGCTTGGATTTTTAGGATTATTAGGAATATCGTCAGTCGCCTGTACCGAAATACTATAAACAAATGAAGATAATACTAACATTAAAATTACTAATATTATTTTTTTCATAAAATAAAATATAATAATTATCTATTTTAATTATAGCAAAATCCTTAAAAAAGAGAAAGGGAGACAGTATATAGCGGTCTCCCTTTAAAAATTTTGTTACTTGGCGGAAATATTTGCCAAAGTAACGAGATCTTCTCGCTTTGGGGGTTGGATAAATCTCTGCACTTCCACTTTGACCTCTACCCCCTCTTCAGCGGCGATGTAGATGAATGTGCTATCATCATCCGGAGCTTGGTTGATGATTTCAAAATGTCCTTCGTATTCTTTCCATACCCCATCAAACATCCGAAATACTCCCCCGGAAATTATAAGCTTGTCGCTCCGCTTCAATTCCTTGCCCACCGTCTTAATAAAATTCTCTTTTTTGATGTCTTCACCTCTTTTCGGACCTTTGCCGACGTAGGTCTGGGAAAAAACAGTTTCCCACTTCGGCGCCGGAAAAACCGCATCCACTCGGGCTTGACCTACATAAGGAACGGCCTTAAGGCCTTGTTCCCGGGTTTGGGCCTGGCGGATGATGTTTTCGCCGTACTTGGTTCTCTCGGCCTGGATTTGAGGAGCCAAGGTTTTGTCCGAAAGAATTAAGGGCAGAAGTTTTTCCGCTTTTTCCGGCTGGGAAAGAGCAAAATATTTCTTGCTCGCTTGCAGGCAGACAGTGGCGATATTTTTGGCTTGAGCCGGATCCTGTTTAACAGTCCGCTGGAAAAGGTCTTTGGCCAGGTCCACTTCTCCGCTGTTTAAGCGAGCAAGCCCGGCCACGTAGAACTTCTTGCCGACTTCGCTCCGGTAAGCCTTGCGGAAAGTGATAGCGGCTTGGAATTCTTTGTCCGCGGCCGCGAAACTGTTTTGCCGCAGATAGATGTCGCCGAGCATAAAGTAGGCGCGGGCGTCATCGGATTTGAGTTGAATTTGATCTTCCAACACCTTGATGGCGTCAGAGTACCGATTGACTTTCATGAAATTCTCGGCCTTGGTGAAGTTATCTTCGGCCAAAACCAGGCCAGACAGCCCGAATATCAGGGCCATCACCATTGCGAAAATAATCGTCTTTTTCACGGTAATCCCCTTTCTTAAAGAATTGATTGTGAGCGATTCTTGAGAACGAACATGAGTTTTTACCAGTAGAGGGTAAAAACTCTTTATGCTTAAAATATAGCAAAAATTCTAATTTTTGTCAAATTTTTTTGAAAATAAAAACCGGCAACACTCTAAAAAAAGCATTGCCGGGTCGTAACTCATTTTTTGCAGATGCCTATTCCGTGGATCCGGAAAGGCTCGTAAAAAACTCTGATCTGGCCGGGGGAAAATCCTGCCTTAAGAAAGAGAGAAATAAACTCCCTTTCACTGCGGTAGACCATCGGCCACAGTAAAACCCAATGCAGGAAAATCCTCTCGGGATTATTCCTGATGTTGCAGGTGAGAAATATCCCGCCTCCAGGCAAGCAGTCTTTGATCCGGCTGATTAATTCAACCGCTTTCTCCTCGCCCAGATAGTCTAAAAACCCAACCATCTCAATTATATGGGGAGAAAATTCAGAGCAAATGCTTGCCAGCCGCTTGCGCGTGCCGCGGACAAAAGTGAAACGGCTCAAAAGGCCGGCTTTCTGCGCGTCCTTTTCCGCTTGGGCAAGAGCTTCCCGGTCCGGGTCGATAAGTATCGCTTTAATGTTCAGATGCGGGCACCTGGACATTGCCGCGATAACGGCTTGGGCTGACCCTGAAGCGACGGACACCAGTCTGATCTCTGGTTCTTTGCTCAATTCTTCAAAAGCTTCAGCCAAAAGATTGGTAACTATCTTAAATCTGTTTGTTACTGCCTGGCGGTTGGCCATTCTTTCAATCCAGAACCTAGTTATGAACCCCTCAAAATCTCTTTTTAACTGGGGCCTAACTTTTCCCCAGTAATTATAGAAAATATCAAGGGATAACCAGCCGGCTGCGCCGAATTTTGACTCGTGGTTGAAGCGGCTGAACCGGTCAACGAAAAAACTGGAAATGTGGTTAGGATTCCTGCCTATCTTCCACGTTATATCCCGCAAGGTGCTTTTTCTTGCTTGGGACACCTTTACGAATAGAATCTGGAAAGAATTGGTTATCATGGCCCAGATGCTTACCAGCCATAAAACCAGAAGGTAGAGAAAGCCGTTCTTTTTGTGCTCCCCCCCGAAATCTTCCGACTTAAGGACCACAATTTTGACTTTCTCGCCCGTTTCTCGAGCAGTAACAACTCTTACCTTCCGAGGAATGACCTCGGGCATTGTTGGTACTTTAGGAGGCGCTACCGTCTCGGTGTAAACACCCATTAAAGTCATCTTCTTACTCCTCTCCTCGTGTATATCCTGTTAGATTGTTTTCTTCTATGTCAAAGAACAAAAAAATTCTCCTTTTTGTCCCGCACCTTTTAAGCGGGATTTGTTTTTATGTAATTTTGCCTATTTTTGCCTATTTAAAAAATGTTATTCAGAATAACACTTTTATACTAACATTTATTAAATTATATGTCAAGGATACATAAATACCCCCTTGATAAAGGGGGTTAGGGGGATTTGACCTTGATAAAGGGGGACTAAGGGGGATTTTCTCCCCTCTCCAGCGACGCAAGGAGCGGGGGAGGGGTTGGGGGTGGGGGCGGGAAAAAAGTTCCCCTCTCCCGCGATCCCGAGTGCTCGGGAGAGCGGGGGAGGGTTAGGGAGGGGGATTTTCTCCCCTCTTCTGACTTTTACCCCGTCGTATGACTGGGGAGGAGAGGGGTCGGGGGTGGGGGGATTAATTTTTCTTTATCTCCTCTTCTATCATCTCGCTAACCGCTTCAATTCCGCTTAAAACATCATCATTCCAAAAACGCAGAACTTTCAAACCATATTTTTCTAAGGCTTCCGTTCTTTCTTTATCATGCTTCTTGTATCTCTCCGAGAGATGTGTTTCGCCATCAATTTCTATTACTAATTTTAATTTAGAACAGTAAAAATCAACGATGTAATTATCAATTAGCTTTTGTCTCTTAAAAATATATTTATGGTTTCTTAAATATTCATACCACAATTTCTTTTCTGCGGCTGTCATATTATTTCTTAACTCTCTGGCTTTTCCTTTTAAATTTTTATTGTATGGCAAATAATCATACTTCATATTATAATCATAATCCCCCTTACCCCCTTTAACAAGGGGGCATTAAAGAAAATAAAAAAGCCCGGGCTAAAACCCAAGCTCTTTTTTTATTTTAGCTCTTAATTTTTTAAATGCCCGGAGCGCCAATACTGGTAAAGACAAACCTGACCAAAGCGTATTTGTTCTTGAGTGAAGTTAAAAAATATGATACGCTAGACACGAACTAAGATAACTTAAATTTCATATTATAGTATTTAATTACTATCTTTAATGCCTAGAGCCCGCCTGCTGGATAGTAACCCATTTTTATGCGTAATGATTTAGCCATAAATATACATAAAATATTCCCGAATCTTCGGTGGGAAAAAGCCAGGCTCATTACCTCCGGCTGGGATTATAATGTATTATTGTTAGACAACAACTTTGTCGTGCGTATACCAAAAAACATTGAGGCAAAAAAAAGAATGCTGATAGATTTTTGTTTATTAACATACCTGCAAAAAAAAATTGACGCCAATCTGCCCGTCCCGATTCTGAAAGACGCCAAATCAAAAATTATAGTTTATAAAATTATTAGCGGTATTGCCATGAGCGAGGCCAGATATAAAAAATTAAGTTTTTCTCAAAAAAATAAATTTTCAAAAAGTCTGGCCGTCTTTTTATCGCAGCTTCATAAAATTCCTGCCGCTGCCGCGCGCCATTCCCATATTCCAAAAAAAAATATTGACATACAAAATAAAGAAGTCGCGGGTAATGCCAAGTTTATTTATTCTTATCTGACCCAACCGGAAAAAAAGGCTCTTGATAATTTTATGGAAAAACGTAAAAAAACATTAAAAGGATTCAGGCCAACCTTAATTCACGGCGATCTTACAAGCGAAAATATTTTTATTAATAAAGGCTCTAATAATAACCTCGGCATTATTGATTTTAGCGATGCCTCAATAGACGACCCCGCCCGGGATTTTAGCGCTCTCTTTTCATATGGCGATCAATTTGTTCGTCGGGTACTCAAATATTACGGGGGAACCTCAAAGCAAAGAATATTTGAACACGCCCGGATTTACTATCAGGAAACGGCCATAAAATTAATGGCTCTGGCAATTAAGGGCTCAAAATCAATAAGCCTAAAAGCCGCCAAAAAATTGTTTCAGCAAAGATTAAATATAAAAAGGGTGTAACTGCGCGTTACACCCTGTCTCTTATCGGAAATGGACATCAAAGCCCCACTCGGACATTATTAAAATAGTTTTGTCTGGATCGGGGCTGTAATATCGTTCATCTCCGTTAGTTACTTTGTCGCTTCCATACAACCAACGGAAATATTTATCTATCGGTTGCGATTTATGTTCTCTGATTGCCTCTTCCTTAGCCATTATGCCGGATGGGTGCGTCAGGATTATATTTTGAGTTTCATCCTCACCCCAGAAACAGTATTGAAGAGATACAACCTCTTTACAATACCTTTCTAACGCCGACCTAGCGGCTATATTGGTGCTGATGTGGTCTGGGTGAGTATCGCTTGAGCTGGGAAAAGCAATAATCGCGGGGGATTGTGATTCTAGCATTTCTAACAACCTATTAGTTGCCGGCGGCAAATAATGGGCTAGTTTAGAATCAGCATATCCCCAAAACGTTATTGATTCAACTCCGAGCCATGAGCCACCGCGATGCGCTTCGGCAATTCTTTGGCGCCGAAGTTTTTCGGTATGGTAAAATTCCGGATCATTCCCGCCAGCCGCGCCGTCCGTTAAGACGATTTCAATTGGATGCCAGCCGAGAAGCATAGCCCGGTGGCAGAGAAGGCCGCACGACAGCTCAAGATCGTCAGGATGCGCCGAAAGAATCAATAAAGTCGGAGTTTTCCGTTTGCTCTTAGTAGCGTCTCGCCCCATGTCATGCCTTGCCATGGTCTACCTCCCCGTGCTTGGCTCTCTCGCCAAGCAAAATTTTCTCCCTTAAGTAATTTTTGAGAAAGGTTATTAACCCACCTGTCCATAAGTCCATCAAAGCTTGCCGATTGTTCATGCCAAGCGGCGACCGCGTCGCGCTGGCTCTTAGTGGCAAGCAAATTGCTCCAGAGCTCATAAAAACCGCAAAGTTCTTCTTCGGTAACCGGAACTTCGTTGGCTAACCGGCATTCAATTAAGATTTGCAGTCCGCCGACCGGATGGCAAAAAACATTTTCGTTGAACTTTGTTGACTCGGCTGCGGCCAAACCGTAACCCTCGGTGAGGCTTGGATGCGCCACGGCCATTGCTTGCGCCATAAGGCCAAACAATTCATCTTTTTTCAACCAGGGAATCCATAAGATGTTCGGGCAAAGGCTGCGTATCTCATCCGATGGACAACCGACAGCCACAAATTTGAGTTCTTCGTCCCGCATTTTTTGGGCGATCAATTCAAAAAAACCGATCCCTTTGTATAAAACAGGTCGTGACGAAAAAAGAACGAACGGCTTTTTTGCTAAACCGTACTTGGCAGCCGCATTGGCATTCGTAGCCGATGCAACCCGTTCTCTTAACAAGCCCAGTGATTCCACCAGCATGATCTTTTTGGCTCGGTCTGCGTCTTGAATCACTTGCTGTATTTCTTGTAATCTGCCTGGCCACTTAATAGATAGAGCGTCTTTAAGCATGCCGCTACTCGTGACCATCATACGCGAATCGCTGATTGCCGAAGATAGGAGTGATTCCGATTTCAACAATTTTCTGACTGCTGGTGGAAAATCTGACCTGATCGGGTGATCATACAGGCTATGCAACCAAAAAACAGCTGGTACCCCCAATTGTTTGCCGATAACCACGCTTAT containing:
- a CDS encoding response regulator, which gives rise to MSIKKILIIEDEDALSEIYKMKFEQEGYRVFSASDGEEGIAAAKKAKPDLILLDLVLPKMDGYEVLKKLRKEEREGKSKVYILSNLGQNGEIKKGFANGADGYMVKANLTPSQLVKNVEKIFAGQNVGVKKRILAPMIEEGKKEEEKREIKNKGVEILLIEDEGAIIEMYKLRLAREGYGVEVAKNGAWGIRRAKEKKFDVIIMDMMMPAMNGYRAIKELKTSEETKDIPIIVLSNSAQDKDIERAKECGAAGYLLKSRITPARLVKEIERIIKK
- a CDS encoding pilin; the encoded protein is MKKIILVILMLVLSSFVYSISVQATDDIPNNPKNPSDTVTLKNPLGENITPQIFIGKIIKAILGIVGSLALLMFIWGGFQWMTAAGNAEKVEKGKQILVWATIGLIVIFTSYALVKFVFTSLGV
- a CDS encoding PIG-L family deacetylase, which gives rise to MARHDMGRDATKSKRKTPTLLILSAHPDDLELSCGLLCHRAMLLGWHPIEIVLTDGAAGGNDPEFYHTEKLRRQRIAEAHRGGSWLGVESITFWGYADSKLAHYLPPATNRLLEMLESQSPAIIAFPSSSDTHPDHISTNIAARSALERYCKEVVSLQYCFWGEDETQNIILTHPSGIMAKEEAIREHKSQPIDKYFRWLYGSDKVTNGDERYYSPDPDKTILIMSEWGFDVHFR
- a CDS encoding phosphotransferase encodes the protein MRNDLAINIHKIFPNLRWEKARLITSGWDYNVLLLDNNFVVRIPKNIEAKKRMLIDFCLLTYLQKKIDANLPVPILKDAKSKIIVYKIISGIAMSEARYKKLSFSQKNKFSKSLAVFLSQLHKIPAAAARHSHIPKKNIDIQNKEVAGNAKFIYSYLTQPEKKALDNFMEKRKKTLKGFRPTLIHGDLTSENIFINKGSNNNLGIIDFSDASIDDPARDFSALFSYGDQFVRRVLKYYGGTSKQRIFEHARIYYQETAIKLMALAIKGSKSISLKAAKKLFQQRLNIKRV
- a CDS encoding ATP-binding protein, which produces MDIKFVLRKSYVYLSSLSSIIILATAAKYILIVYFIEVGFWTDFIILILAILAFPAIKDYFYRLGNKYFFSSLYDSREVIAEISDKLRTTLEARRIYDFIFESLNKALHFKAFGVLGYDEKSGYYLVQYNKGFALGGQKKFLENEELRRLFAGRNEAIVVEEIKHSRYNRKTKKIIDFLEGFKVDILAPLNVKDKTIGLLALGPKESGDMYNDEDLKVLKVVSAQAAIAMENALLYEETLNFTVKLKKEVAKATADLKIANEELKKLDEAKSDFISIASHQLRTPLTVIKGYISMMLEGSFGQLTPAGKNSLEKVYESGERLIQLVENLLNISRIESGRLQFNYEEASLEEITDSVIEELAGPIKKKKLRLSYKKEEKPLPAIRIDEEKIRQVIMNLLDNAIKYTKKGGITVSVKKAGKNAQFCVSDSGMGIGEEELPNLFKKFSRGQGTSAIHTEGTGLGLYVAREMVESHKGKIWAESKGRGKGSKFCFELPIKTD
- a CDS encoding glycosyltransferase, which produces MPIIQMISSELAPYRCYGGLGVAVENLSSQLVSLGMTTEVFFPLSDSPATVYHRINGLIPSTIDVPIDVVSQSDIELAPSLTIFCQKALSSLTRKSESCFIAHDNEAAISVVIGKQLGVPAVFWLHSLYDHPIRSDFPPAVRKLLKSESLLSSAISDSRMMVTSSGMLKDALSIKWPGRLQEIQQVIQDADRAKKIMLVESLGLLRERVASATNANAAAKYGLAKKPFVLFSSRPVLYKGIGFFELIAQKMRDEELKFVAVGCPSDEIRSLCPNILWIPWLKKDELFGLMAQAMAVAHPSLTEGYGLAAAESTKFNENVFCHPVGGLQILIECRLANEVPVTEEELCGFYELWSNLLATKSQRDAVAAWHEQSASFDGLMDRWVNNLSQKLLKGENFAWRESQARGGRPWQGMTWGETLLRANGKLRLY
- a CDS encoding tetratricopeptide repeat protein, with the translated sequence MKKTIIFAMVMALIFGLSGLVLAEDNFTKAENFMKVNRYSDAIKVLEDQIQLKSDDARAYFMLGDIYLRQNSFAAADKEFQAAITFRKAYRSEVGKKFYVAGLARLNSGEVDLAKDLFQRTVKQDPAQAKNIATVCLQASKKYFALSQPEKAEKLLPLILSDKTLAPQIQAERTKYGENIIRQAQTREQGLKAVPYVGQARVDAVFPAPKWETVFSQTYVGKGPKRGEDIKKENFIKTVGKELKRSDKLIISGGVFRMFDGVWKEYEGHFEIINQAPDDDSTFIYIAAEEGVEVKVEVQRFIQPPKREDLVTLANISAK
- a CDS encoding four helix bundle protein yields the protein MSKTAKSANYYDLEDRTLKFAKEVRQFIKQIPKTISNTEDAKQLNNASGSVGANYIEANEAISKKDFIHRIKICRKEVKESRYWLLLVYIDSNVYLEETRQYLVNEATELMKIFGSILEKCKDNESQFRKFEH
- a CDS encoding DUF559 domain-containing protein, whose product is MKYDYLPYNKNLKGKARELRNNMTAAEKKLWYEYLRNHKYIFKRQKLIDNYIVDFYCSKLKLVIEIDGETHLSERYKKHDKERTEALEKYGLKVLRFWNDDVLSGIEAVSEMIEEEIKKN
- a CDS encoding class I SAM-dependent methyltransferase family protein is translated as MTLMGVYTETVAPPKVPTMPEVIPRKVRVVTARETGEKVKIVVLKSEDFGGEHKKNGFLYLLVLWLVSIWAMITNSFQILFVKVSQARKSTLRDITWKIGRNPNHISSFFVDRFSRFNHESKFGAAGWLSLDIFYNYWGKVRPQLKRDFEGFITRFWIERMANRQAVTNRFKIVTNLLAEAFEELSKEPEIRLVSVASGSAQAVIAAMSRCPHLNIKAILIDPDREALAQAEKDAQKAGLLSRFTFVRGTRKRLASICSEFSPHIIEMVGFLDYLGEEKAVELISRIKDCLPGGGIFLTCNIRNNPERIFLHWVLLWPMVYRSEREFISLFLKAGFSPGQIRVFYEPFRIHGIGICKK